The genomic window CCTGAGCCAATGCCTTCATCACAGGCCGGCGAGTGTCGTCGAGCAAATAAATGCGCACGTTGGCATAATCTAGAGCCTGGCAGCCAATGATCGTGCGCCGGACAATGAATTCTGGCTCGTCGTAAGTGGGAATCAGGATATCAACGCTGGGTGTGAACTGCCCCGACGCGACCACCTGAGAAACTTGATCCGCTTCAGAACGGCGGTCGCGGGCCGCCAGCAGCAATGCCCACTGCACTGCACCGTTAATCACGACCAGCATCTCTAGGGCGAACAGCCCGAGGCTAACTGTGGCGTTGAGAGAGTCACTCAAGTTGAGGGTCGTGAAGCGCCAACCTACGTAGCGCAGCAGCAAAACCAGAAACAGGCCGATGACTAACCAGCGCGACCAGAAACGGGGCTGAGGCGATGCTTGGATAATTGCCAGGGTCAGTAAGGGAAGCGCCACCGCAGGCAGGGTCAGAAGTTTGGCTGTCTGCTCCAATACCGAAAGCCACCAGGGCTTGACCTCAGTAATCGCAGCCATGCCGCCCATTAATTCTGAGGTCTGGTTATTCATTTTCAGCTGAAGCAGAACCCCCAGACCTGCTAGCAAGATCACTGCCAGCATTGCTAGAAGTGCCCACCGCAATCTCTTGGTCCGAAAGGTTTGGCTAGTAGAACCCTGGCTGTCCATCTCTGGAATTTCCATATTTTCTATAAAACGTAGAAAGAACTTAGAAAAGCATTGAATTGAGAAAGAGCAAAAAGTTTAGAGCAGAGAGGCACATAAATTGAAATTCTGAGAGTCTAATTTTTAGGGCAACCAAGCACGTTTTTGACTCGCTGCCCTGTCATAGGTAATGGCGCTAAATTCTCTACTTATCTTGATAGGGATCCGAGAGAGTCGGCAGCATTCAGGCGGTCTCGACGTGGCTTAGTTCGCAGATAATGGTCATAAGCTGCGCAGAACCAGGCAGAGGTCAAGAGAAAGAAGTTTTTGTCGAAGCTAGGGGCATTGTTTGGGAAAAGCCCGTCAGGTCCCACAAAGCCAAACGCTAGCAGGAAGCTGAACAACAGCAGCATCATGACCAGACCGGCCCAGCGGACCCAACGATTGAGCAGAAATAAGAAGCCAACCGCTAATTCTACTGGGCTTAGAAGGTAAGCATAGGGCAGCGAAAGCAATGCTGGCAGTGGCCCGATGCCTTCGAATTTAAATCCCCATAAACGTAGTTTGGCAGTAGTCAAGGTTTCAAGAATTCCGCCTTGATCATAGAAATGAATTGTATTAGCAATTGCAGAAAGTATAAAAAATACGCCTAAGAGAATTCGTGTCGTCGTCACTACAGTCTTGAGTGAGAACAGCCGGTCTAACAAGGCGCTCTGCTCGTGATTCATAACAGCCATTTCAGAACCTCCAATTAGGGCAAGGTAGGGCAGTTCGGCGATTGAGTGGGCTGAATTAGCGAACTAAAAGTTTGACTTTAGCAAGGTCTGCAACACTAAATTTCGATGAATTGAGCTTGCAATTATTTCTGGACTGGTAGCACTTGATCCACTAAAGCGGGTAAACCCGTTGGCTGCCAAACTTGTCTAAATTGAGCAGGCTGAATGGCTCGCCAAACCAATAGACTGCTGCTCATCAGAACACCCGCTGCTACTGCACCACCTGCCCATCGCAGCACTTGAGAGGGTTTCTGGTTCTTGGTCCCAGAATTACTATGGTGCTGGAAGATTTCATCGGTTAACCATTCGGTAGTTGCTTTGAAGTTGTGTACGGAATTAGGCAACAACTCCAGATAAGTACCCTGCCGAATTAGATGTCCTAATCTCCCTCTAATCTCAACTCGGTCAAAGAGGTTGGCAACGCTCTCTCCGAGCCCTAATTTCATTAGGGTGCCGCGCAGATGAACGACAGAAGGTTGTAGATCATTGCCTGTGGAAAACGCTTTCAGGTTACGAGCAATTGCAGCTCCCTGCTGATAAGCCACTTGAGCAGTCAACGGCAGAGAAAAATCTTCCTGAGCAATGCAATCGCCACCCGCAAATACCTCAGGAAACTCGGGTATCTGTAAGGTAGGCATAACCCGAACCCGACCAGACGTGTTACGGTGTGCCTTGGAGATTGCTAACTCCTTGAGCAAAGGGTGAGTGGCATTGCCCGCTGTCCAAATTGTGGTTGCTGCGGGCAAAATTTCGAGCTGGCCGTTTCGTTGGTACTCCACCTGCTCAGGCCGAATCGCACTCACCGCCACTTCTGAACGCAACTCCACTGGGACTGTGCGCCGTTGTAGCGATGCCAAAGCCGTATCCCGCAACTGGCTGTTCACATCACCTTTGAGAATGTCTTTGCTGCGGTTGAGCAGGACTACCTGAATTTCTTGAGGGAGCCCCCCTAGCTTGCTGTACCAAAGGGGCAATAGATCCGCCAGAGTTGCTGCCATTTCCACGCCAGCAGGACCAGCACCTACGACAGCGACGGTCAGCAAGCGACGG from Leptolyngbya sp. FACHB-261 includes these protein-coding regions:
- a CDS encoding MauE/DoxX family redox-associated membrane protein, translated to MAVMNHEQSALLDRLFSLKTVVTTTRILLGVFFILSAIANTIHFYDQGGILETLTTAKLRLWGFKFEGIGPLPALLSLPYAYLLSPVELAVGFLFLLNRWVRWAGLVMMLLLFSFLLAFGFVGPDGLFPNNAPSFDKNFFLLTSAWFCAAYDHYLRTKPRRDRLNAADSLGSLSR
- a CDS encoding NAD(P)/FAD-dependent oxidoreductase → MKQTVHPTVVLGGGFTGLFTALHLCHQRYSQPIVLIDQKERFIFKPLLYEFLSGEMSTDQVWPRFGELLNCEGVTFVQDTIQTIDLSQRQVKLTSGLRYTYGNLVLALGSTVGYFGVEGAKENSFPFRTGDDAMALGEHLRRCLQQASQLQDPLQRRRLLTVAVVGAGPAGVEMAATLADLLPLWYSKLGGLPQEIQVVLLNRSKDILKGDVNSQLRDTALASLQRRTVPVELRSEVAVSAIRPEQVEYQRNGQLEILPAATTIWTAGNATHPLLKELAISKAHRNTSGRVRVMPTLQIPEFPEVFAGGDCIAQEDFSLPLTAQVAYQQGAAIARNLKAFSTGNDLQPSVVHLRGTLMKLGLGESVANLFDRVEIRGRLGHLIRQGTYLELLPNSVHNFKATTEWLTDEIFQHHSNSGTKNQKPSQVLRWAGGAVAAGVLMSSSLLVWRAIQPAQFRQVWQPTGLPALVDQVLPVQK